A part of Acidobacteriota bacterium genomic DNA contains:
- a CDS encoding GxxExxY protein, which translates to MNHEIHEIHERTEFSDLVEVRAPAEEYDSLIYRDETYLIQGAVFEVYREIGYGFLESVYQECMETEMSERGIPFEAQKELPLYFKKKLLQKTFKPDFVCFGKIILELKAVKEIIEEHRAQLFNYLRASRFRLGLLVNFGHHPKATVERIIL; encoded by the coding sequence ATGAACCACGAAATACACGAAATACACGAACGAACGGAATTCTCGGACTTGGTCGAGGTTCGCGCTCCGGCAGAAGAGTACGATTCACTGATCTACAGGGATGAAACGTATCTGATTCAGGGAGCCGTTTTTGAAGTCTATCGAGAGATCGGCTACGGTTTTCTGGAGTCGGTCTACCAGGAATGCATGGAGACCGAGATGTCGGAGAGAGGGATTCCGTTCGAAGCGCAGAAGGAGCTTCCACTATATTTCAAGAAGAAGCTTCTCCAGAAGACATTCAAACCGGATTTTGTGTGTTTCGGAAAGATCATCCTCGAACTGAAGGCGGTAAAGGAAATCATCGAAGAACACAGGGCTCAGCTGTTTAATTATCTGAGAGCGAGTCGGTTCCGATTGGGGCTTTTGGTTAATTTCGGTCATCATCCGAAAGCTACGGTTGAGCGGATCATCCTTTGA
- a CDS encoding cyclase family protein, producing the protein MKTKEFLKFMNDVKMYDLTQRLSVHTPPWPSYMPLGIQYFKRIAGAHMGQGANGQIITTSNHVGTHMDGEVHFYPSGRPIGDVPLDEWVGPGAVADISDDVEDYGLYSPDMITKRVDVKKGDILIINTGYHRYAWDQPGADEIRYFVKHPGPGPEFHEWALDMKLKWIGVDCGSADHPMNTIIRNWHPARFTEAEAKLKKDYGKGWDEMFPPETYYQVMHLKLFPKKLVHAENLGGEIDKVRNQRAWIGCFPLRGIELESSMCRIVALLPPE; encoded by the coding sequence ATGAAAACCAAGGAATTCCTGAAGTTCATGAACGACGTCAAGATGTACGACCTCACCCAGCGGCTGAGCGTCCACACGCCCCCCTGGCCCAGTTACATGCCCCTGGGCATCCAGTACTTCAAGCGCATCGCCGGCGCCCACATGGGGCAGGGCGCCAACGGCCAGATCATCACCACCAGCAACCACGTGGGGACCCACATGGACGGCGAGGTCCACTTCTACCCCAGCGGGCGGCCCATCGGCGACGTGCCCCTGGACGAGTGGGTGGGCCCCGGCGCCGTGGCCGACATCTCCGACGACGTGGAGGACTACGGCCTCTACAGCCCCGACATGATCACCAAGCGGGTGGACGTGAAGAAGGGCGACATCCTCATCATCAACACCGGGTACCACCGCTACGCCTGGGACCAGCCGGGAGCCGACGAGATCCGCTACTTCGTCAAGCACCCCGGACCGGGGCCGGAGTTCCACGAGTGGGCCCTGGACATGAAACTGAAGTGGATCGGCGTGGACTGCGGCTCGGCGGACCACCCCATGAACACCATCATCCGGAACTGGCACCCCGCCCGCTTCACCGAGGCCGAGGCCAAGCTGAAGAAGGATTACGGCAAGGGCTGGGACGAGATGTTCCCCCCGGAGACCTACTACCAGGTCATGCACCTGAAGCTCTTCCCGAAGAAACTGGTGCACGCGGAGAACCTGGGGGGCGAGATCGACAAGGTCCGCAACCAGCGGGCGTGGATCGGGTGCTTCCCGCTCCGGGGGATCGAGCTGGAGTCGTCGATGTGCCGCATCGTCGCCCTCCTCCCCCCGGAATAA
- the fdrA gene encoding acyl-CoA synthetase FdrA has translation MTVKGRIKQGEYFDSVTLMLAGREIAGLEGVLDAAVVMGTRENLAILETSGLRCPEFEGAKDADLLLAVKAADEAAADRALGAADGLLANRRRRAASTGSEMAPRSLEGALKVLPGSRLALISVAGRYAGGEARKALDHGLHVMLFSDNVSLETEIDLKRCARDRGLLVMGPDCGTAIVNGVPLGFANVVARGGVGIVAASGTGCQEVSVIVSRAGAGVSQALGTGGRDVKKDVGGLMFLEALKALAADPDTRVILLVSKPPHPEVLERVAGVCRGIGKPVVSVFLGAPPELAGAFSTHAAATLEEGALVAARIARDGAQAAASAVEAVRKELYARQIVLFDEAEREARTIPAGRRYLRGLFSGGTFCSEAQIILQGKLGPLWSNAPAGGAALLEDPLRSRENTLVDLGEDVFTVGRPHPMIDFDLRKRRISEEAADPETAVILLDVVLGYGSHEDPAGELVPGIREAARHHVRVVCSVTGTDDDPQNRSAVEEALQRAGALVMPSNAAAALFAGTICARI, from the coding sequence ATGACGGTCAAGGGCAGGATCAAGCAGGGAGAGTATTTCGACTCCGTGACCCTCATGCTGGCCGGGCGGGAGATCGCCGGCCTGGAGGGGGTGCTGGACGCGGCGGTGGTCATGGGGACGCGGGAGAACCTCGCCATCCTGGAAACCTCGGGCCTTCGGTGCCCGGAATTCGAGGGCGCGAAGGACGCCGACCTCCTGCTGGCGGTGAAGGCGGCGGACGAGGCCGCGGCCGACCGGGCCCTCGGGGCGGCGGACGGCCTGCTGGCCAACCGTCGCCGGAGAGCGGCCTCGACCGGCTCGGAAATGGCGCCCCGGAGCCTCGAGGGCGCGCTGAAAGTCCTTCCGGGCAGCCGGCTGGCCCTCATCTCCGTGGCGGGGCGCTACGCCGGCGGGGAAGCCCGCAAGGCCCTCGACCACGGGCTTCACGTCATGCTCTTCTCCGACAACGTCTCCCTGGAGACGGAGATCGACCTCAAGCGCTGCGCCCGGGACCGGGGACTCCTGGTGATGGGCCCCGACTGCGGCACGGCCATCGTCAACGGCGTCCCGCTGGGCTTCGCCAACGTGGTGGCCCGGGGCGGGGTGGGTATCGTGGCGGCTTCGGGAACGGGGTGCCAGGAGGTTTCCGTCATCGTCTCCCGCGCCGGCGCCGGCGTCTCCCAGGCCCTGGGGACCGGCGGCCGCGACGTGAAGAAGGACGTGGGCGGCCTGATGTTCCTGGAGGCGCTGAAGGCCCTGGCCGCGGACCCGGACACCCGGGTGATCCTGCTGGTCTCCAAGCCCCCCCACCCCGAGGTGCTCGAGCGCGTCGCCGGGGTCTGCCGGGGGATCGGGAAGCCCGTGGTCTCGGTCTTCCTGGGGGCGCCGCCCGAACTGGCGGGCGCCTTCTCCACCCACGCCGCCGCCACCCTCGAGGAGGGCGCCCTGGTGGCGGCCCGCATCGCCCGCGACGGGGCGCAGGCGGCCGCTTCCGCCGTGGAGGCCGTCCGGAAGGAGTTGTACGCCCGGCAGATCGTCCTGTTTGACGAGGCCGAGCGCGAGGCCCGGACGATCCCCGCCGGGCGCCGCTATCTCCGGGGCCTGTTCAGCGGGGGCACTTTCTGCTCGGAAGCCCAGATCATCCTCCAGGGGAAGCTGGGGCCCCTGTGGTCCAATGCCCCGGCGGGCGGGGCCGCCCTGCTCGAGGACCCGCTCCGCAGCCGGGAGAACACCCTCGTGGACCTCGGCGAGGACGTCTTCACCGTGGGGCGGCCGCACCCGATGATCGACTTCGACCTCCGGAAGCGGCGGATCTCCGAGGAGGCCGCCGATCCCGAAACCGCGGTGATCCTCCTGGACGTGGTCCTGGGCTACGGCTCCCACGAGGACCCCGCCGGGGAACTGGTTCCCGGGATCCGGGAGGCCGCCCGTCACCACGTCCGGGTGGTTTGCTCGGTCACGGGGACGGACGACGACCCCCAGAACCGTTCGGCGGTCGAGGAGGCCCTGCAGCGCGCGGGCGCGCTGGTCATGCCGTCCAACGCCGCGGCGGCCCTGTTCGCGGGCACGATCTGCGCCCGGATTTGA
- a CDS encoding xanthine dehydrogenase family protein molybdopterin-binding subunit gives MRYVGESVVRIDGLEKVTATAKYVDDLDFGPNLLHAEIVESPRAHARIVRIDTAAAEKVPGVVKVVTGKDFPYRFGLYMKDRHIFAQDRVRFVGEQVAAVVARDPRTARKAARLLTVEYEDLPAVFEPLDALEEKAPLLHPDLAAYPRVPWFFPKGGTNVAHWRKTRRGDTAKAFAEADVVLEDTYTVPRYAHCAIETHVIVGLYDHAGRLTLWSASQSPFTQRNLFAESLAPLGLTHKDVRVVTPYIGGGFGGKAGVSMEILGAALAVAVKGYPVKVRWTREQEFYNTYQRQGVKARVKLGVKKDGTLTALEHALYWDAGAYVEYGANVVNAVGLSATGPYRIPNIAIDSVCVYTNLPPGGPYRGFGYSEFHFGLESHINRVAALIGMDPVAFRRVNAIREGDTLAYGAEMNPAGLVQAIDQVADAIEWGKKTAPADPRKAVGKGFSLFWKAPAMPPNAASSAFLKFNEDGSLNILVSGMEIGQGYLTVMAQIAAEVLAVPVSRIRVETPDTDRNAYEWQTVGSHVTWGCGNAVKRAALAAREQIFEMVHRVHCLEKDDLYLEDEAVKCRTNPHFALPLRTFVIQGLQTPDGSFKGGPVLSSGMFMPEFTSAKSDPETSQGGHPNVHYTVGAAAVEVEVDRETGKMDVRKAVLAVDAGKAINPDLVNAQVIGGMVQGLATVLYEDMRFDPGGRLLNPNFTDYKIPTALDIPGEIVPIIVETPQPDGPFGARGVGEHTMIPAAPMVANAVEDAVGVRITSMPVTAEKVALALHAAAAKPPREVGSAPARCAVGLPGPK, from the coding sequence ATGCGATATGTGGGTGAGTCGGTGGTTCGGATCGACGGGCTGGAGAAGGTGACGGCCACGGCGAAGTACGTGGACGACCTCGACTTCGGCCCCAACCTCCTGCACGCCGAGATCGTGGAGAGCCCCCGTGCCCACGCGCGGATCGTGCGCATCGACACCGCGGCGGCGGAGAAGGTCCCCGGCGTCGTCAAAGTGGTCACGGGGAAGGACTTCCCCTACCGCTTCGGCCTGTACATGAAGGACCGCCACATCTTCGCCCAGGACCGGGTACGGTTCGTGGGCGAGCAGGTGGCCGCCGTGGTGGCCCGGGACCCCCGCACCGCCCGGAAGGCCGCCCGGCTCCTGACGGTGGAGTACGAGGACCTCCCGGCGGTCTTCGAGCCCCTGGACGCCCTGGAGGAGAAAGCGCCGCTGCTGCACCCGGACCTGGCCGCCTACCCCCGGGTGCCCTGGTTCTTCCCGAAGGGCGGGACCAACGTCGCCCACTGGCGCAAGACCCGCCGCGGCGACACGGCGAAGGCCTTCGCCGAGGCCGACGTGGTGCTGGAGGACACCTACACCGTCCCCCGCTACGCCCACTGCGCCATCGAGACCCACGTCATCGTCGGGCTCTACGACCACGCGGGGCGCCTGACCCTCTGGTCGGCCTCCCAGTCCCCCTTCACCCAGCGGAACCTCTTCGCCGAGTCGCTGGCGCCGCTCGGCCTGACCCACAAGGACGTCCGGGTGGTCACGCCCTACATCGGCGGCGGGTTCGGCGGCAAGGCCGGCGTGTCCATGGAGATCCTCGGGGCGGCCCTGGCGGTGGCGGTCAAGGGTTACCCGGTGAAGGTGCGCTGGACCCGGGAGCAGGAGTTCTACAACACCTACCAGCGCCAGGGCGTGAAAGCCCGGGTCAAGCTCGGGGTGAAAAAGGACGGGACCCTCACCGCCCTGGAGCACGCCCTCTACTGGGACGCCGGCGCCTACGTGGAATACGGCGCCAACGTGGTGAACGCCGTGGGGCTCTCCGCCACGGGGCCGTACCGCATCCCCAACATCGCCATCGACTCGGTCTGCGTCTACACCAACCTCCCGCCGGGAGGCCCCTACCGGGGGTTCGGCTACTCCGAGTTCCACTTTGGCCTGGAGTCCCACATCAACCGCGTCGCCGCCCTCATCGGGATGGACCCCGTGGCGTTCCGCCGCGTAAACGCCATCCGGGAGGGCGACACCCTGGCCTACGGCGCCGAGATGAACCCGGCGGGCCTGGTGCAGGCCATCGACCAGGTGGCGGACGCCATCGAGTGGGGGAAGAAGACGGCGCCCGCCGACCCGCGCAAGGCGGTGGGGAAGGGGTTCTCCCTCTTCTGGAAGGCGCCGGCCATGCCGCCCAACGCCGCTTCCTCGGCCTTCCTCAAGTTCAACGAGGACGGGAGCCTCAACATCCTGGTCTCCGGCATGGAGATCGGCCAAGGCTACCTGACCGTGATGGCCCAGATCGCCGCGGAGGTCCTCGCCGTGCCCGTGTCCCGGATCCGGGTGGAGACCCCCGACACCGACCGCAACGCCTACGAGTGGCAGACCGTGGGCTCCCACGTCACCTGGGGGTGCGGCAACGCCGTGAAGCGGGCCGCGCTGGCCGCCCGGGAGCAGATTTTCGAGATGGTCCACCGGGTGCACTGCCTGGAGAAGGACGACCTCTACCTGGAGGACGAGGCGGTGAAGTGCCGCACGAACCCCCACTTCGCCCTGCCCCTGCGGACCTTCGTCATCCAGGGGCTCCAGACCCCCGACGGGTCCTTCAAGGGCGGGCCCGTGCTCTCCAGCGGCATGTTCATGCCGGAGTTCACGTCGGCGAAAAGCGACCCCGAGACGAGCCAGGGCGGGCACCCCAACGTGCACTACACCGTCGGCGCCGCCGCCGTGGAGGTGGAGGTGGACCGGGAGACGGGCAAGATGGACGTGCGGAAGGCCGTCCTCGCCGTGGACGCCGGGAAGGCCATCAACCCGGACCTCGTCAACGCCCAGGTGATCGGCGGCATGGTCCAGGGACTGGCCACGGTGCTCTACGAGGACATGCGTTTCGACCCGGGCGGCCGCCTGCTCAACCCCAACTTCACCGACTACAAGATCCCCACGGCCCTGGACATCCCCGGCGAGATCGTCCCCATCATCGTGGAGACGCCCCAGCCCGACGGGCCCTTCGGCGCCCGGGGCGTGGGGGAGCACACCATGATCCCCGCGGCGCCCATGGTGGCCAACGCCGTCGAGGACGCGGTGGGCGTGCGCATCACCTCCATGCCGGTGACGGCGGAGAAGGTGGCGCTGGCGCTCCACGCGGCGGCGGCGAAGCCCCCCCGCGAGGTGGGCAGCGCCCCCGCCAGGTGCGCCGTGGGGTTGCCGGGCCCGAAATAG
- a CDS encoding xanthine dehydrogenase family protein subunit M has protein sequence MPILHDFDYVKPLSVVEAVGVLAVHGAAAAVLAGGTDLVGWMRDELATPRMVVDVKGIPELRGIARQDGFLRIGAAVTFNELRESPEVRREAPVLWEAAGRVGSCGLRNRATLAGNICSAIPCCDGGPSLLALDAVVDLAGPSGARTIAIPDWFIEKRRTAKADTELVTSVRLPLPSGPHGGSFIKLGRYRGEDLAQASVAVLALPGHVRRVAFGAVAVKPFRALKLEALLAGKPLTDALVEEAKTLLSQEIAPITDVRATREYRSLATAVMLERALRAAETRLEGKGPDYGTPLI, from the coding sequence ATGCCCATTTTACACGATTTCGATTATGTGAAACCGTTATCCGTGGTCGAGGCGGTGGGGGTGTTGGCGGTTCACGGGGCGGCGGCCGCGGTGCTGGCCGGCGGGACCGACCTGGTGGGGTGGATGCGCGACGAGCTGGCCACCCCCCGCATGGTGGTGGACGTCAAGGGGATTCCCGAGCTTCGCGGGATCGCGAGGCAGGACGGTTTCCTGCGCATCGGGGCGGCCGTGACCTTCAACGAGCTCCGCGAGTCACCCGAGGTCCGGCGCGAGGCCCCGGTGCTCTGGGAGGCGGCGGGGCGCGTCGGCTCCTGCGGGTTGCGCAACCGGGCCACGCTGGCCGGGAACATCTGCTCGGCCATCCCCTGCTGCGACGGCGGCCCCTCCCTGCTGGCCCTGGACGCCGTGGTGGACCTGGCCGGCCCGTCGGGGGCCCGCACGATCGCCATCCCCGACTGGTTCATCGAAAAACGCAGGACCGCAAAGGCGGACACCGAGCTGGTGACGTCCGTCCGGCTGCCGTTGCCGTCGGGCCCGCACGGTGGAAGTTTCATCAAGCTCGGGCGCTACCGCGGTGAGGACCTGGCCCAGGCTTCCGTGGCGGTCCTGGCCCTGCCGGGGCACGTCCGGCGCGTCGCCTTCGGAGCGGTGGCGGTCAAGCCCTTCCGGGCCCTCAAGCTGGAAGCGCTTCTGGCGGGCAAGCCCCTGACAGACGCCCTCGTCGAGGAAGCCAAAACCCTGCTGTCGCAGGAGATCGCCCCCATCACCGACGTCCGGGCGACCCGGGAGTACCGGAGTCTGGCGACGGCCGTCATGCTTGAGCGTGCCCTCCGGGCGGCGGAAACCCGGCTGGAAGGCAAGGGTCCCGACTACGGCACGCCCCTGATCTGA
- a CDS encoding (2Fe-2S)-binding protein, which translates to MSFRKSIRFTLNGEVRTLDVDPWEILLDTLRERLGIKSPKIGCERGECGTCTVLLDGKPVRSCLILAVEADGRELVTVEGLNRDGLSPLQEKFLEHNSFQCGFCAPGFVVAATALLQQDPSPDREAVREALDGHLCRCTGYTPILDAVVAAGKKT; encoded by the coding sequence ATGAGCTTCAGGAAGAGCATTCGGTTCACGTTGAACGGGGAGGTCCGGACCCTGGACGTCGACCCGTGGGAGATCCTGCTGGACACCCTGCGGGAGCGACTGGGGATCAAGAGCCCCAAGATCGGCTGCGAGCGGGGCGAGTGCGGCACCTGCACGGTGCTCCTGGACGGGAAGCCTGTCCGGAGCTGCCTGATCCTGGCGGTGGAAGCGGACGGCCGGGAACTGGTCACGGTGGAAGGCCTCAACCGGGACGGCCTCAGCCCGCTCCAGGAGAAGTTCCTGGAGCACAACAGCTTTCAGTGCGGCTTCTGCGCCCCGGGGTTCGTGGTGGCGGCGACGGCGCTGCTGCAGCAGGACCCGTCCCCCGACCGGGAGGCGGTCCGGGAAGCGCTGGACGGGCACCTCTGCCGCTGCACCGGCTACACGCCCATCCTCGACGCCGTCGTCGCCGCCGGGAAGAAGACATGA
- a CDS encoding DUF1116 domain-containing protein has protein sequence MAISDLFGDGLKVVNIGLESFAESIRRAGGESVHVDWRPPADLDPAATERVRARAETIREANDRAVKVFLAGAPFLVGMGKAVDVVPGMRKDLLLHAGPPVTWDRMCGPMRGAVMGALIYEGMAASPGEAEKLAASGAISFDPCHEHGAVGPMAGVVSASMPVFILRNETSGNLAFTTQNEGLGKVLRYGAYSEEVIRRLKWMEDTLYPTLKRAIEHLGKIDLKAVIAQALHMGDEVHNRNRAATSLLYRALAPAVVRTAPDPEIAAAVLDFIGGNDHFFLNLSMATCKALLDPLAGIPGCSLVTVMARNGTDFGVKVSGTGPRWFTGPAPVPDALYFPGFSKADANPDIGDSAITETGSLGGFAIAAAPAIVQFVGGDAADAAGYTLQMYEITAAEHNAWQIPTLNFRGTPVGIDVIKVATTGVLPFIDTGVAHKDPGVGQVGAGVLSAPMEPFRKAFEAFGEALGG, from the coding sequence ATGGCGATCAGCGACTTGTTCGGAGACGGGTTGAAGGTGGTGAACATCGGCCTGGAGAGCTTCGCGGAGAGCATCCGGCGGGCCGGTGGGGAGTCGGTCCACGTGGACTGGCGTCCGCCCGCCGACCTCGACCCCGCGGCGACGGAACGCGTCCGGGCCCGGGCGGAAACCATCCGTGAAGCCAACGACCGGGCGGTGAAGGTCTTCCTGGCCGGTGCGCCCTTCCTGGTGGGCATGGGCAAGGCCGTGGACGTCGTCCCCGGCATGCGGAAGGACCTCCTGCTCCACGCCGGCCCGCCCGTCACCTGGGACCGGATGTGCGGCCCCATGCGCGGCGCGGTGATGGGCGCCCTGATCTACGAGGGGATGGCGGCGTCGCCCGGGGAAGCCGAGAAGCTGGCCGCCTCGGGGGCGATCTCCTTCGACCCGTGCCACGAGCACGGCGCTGTCGGGCCCATGGCCGGCGTGGTGTCAGCCTCCATGCCGGTTTTCATCCTTCGCAACGAGACGTCCGGCAACCTCGCCTTCACCACCCAGAACGAGGGGCTCGGCAAGGTCCTGCGGTACGGTGCCTACAGCGAGGAAGTGATCCGGCGCCTGAAGTGGATGGAGGACACGCTCTACCCCACGCTGAAACGGGCGATCGAGCATCTCGGGAAGATCGACCTGAAGGCCGTCATCGCCCAGGCCCTCCACATGGGGGACGAGGTCCACAACCGGAACCGGGCGGCCACGTCCCTCCTCTACCGGGCCCTGGCGCCCGCCGTGGTGCGGACGGCCCCGGACCCGGAGATCGCCGCCGCGGTCCTGGACTTCATCGGGGGGAACGACCACTTCTTCCTGAACCTGTCCATGGCCACGTGCAAAGCGTTGCTCGACCCCCTGGCGGGGATCCCCGGCTGCAGCCTGGTGACCGTCATGGCCCGGAACGGGACCGACTTCGGGGTGAAGGTCTCCGGGACCGGCCCCCGCTGGTTCACGGGGCCGGCGCCGGTGCCGGACGCCCTCTATTTCCCGGGCTTTTCCAAGGCGGATGCCAACCCCGACATCGGCGACAGCGCCATCACGGAGACGGGGAGCCTCGGCGGGTTCGCCATCGCCGCGGCCCCCGCCATCGTCCAGTTCGTGGGGGGGGACGCCGCGGACGCGGCCGGCTACACGCTGCAGATGTACGAGATCACCGCGGCGGAGCACAACGCCTGGCAGATCCCGACCCTGAACTTCCGGGGAACCCCCGTCGGGATCGACGTCATCAAAGTGGCAACCACGGGCGTGCTCCCCTTCATCGACACCGGGGTGGCCCACAAGGACCCCGGCGTCGGGCAGGTGGGGGCCGGTGTCCTGAGCGCCCCCATGGAACCGTTCCGGAAGGCGTTCGAAGCATTCGGCGAAGCGTTGGGGGGGTAG